Below is a window of Enterococcus gilvus ATCC BAA-350 DNA.
TAGCTAAGGGCATTCACAAAGCACACGGATTGAAGCGCGTGATCGACACTCTCGACATGAATCAAAAAGACATCATTGCTTTCGGCGATGAACACAATGACGTCGATATGTTGAAATTTGCCGGCTGGGGCGTATCGATGGCAAACGGAACTGACCAATTGAAATCCGTTGCGAACGACATTACCGAAAAGCCGAATACCGAAGACGGTATGGCAGACTATTTGACGAAATACCTTGATTTATAGAAACTATGGGAAGAATCCTTTGATTCTCTTCCATAGTTTTTTATTTTCCAAACAATTCGATGGCCTTTTCAGCAAAGCGCTGCCCAAAGACTTCGAAGATCGCCTTCGATTCCTCATAATGATCCCCCACGGCATCCAACGCCACCGGTCCGTGATGGATAAAGGGCTGTCCGAAGGCTGAACCGCTGGAATACACCAGCATCCCCTTTACCAGCAAAACCCCAAGCATTGAAAGAATCGCAGTGTCACTTCCCCCTTGCGCATAATGAGCAGTCGCGAATCCTCCGCCAAGCTTGCCAGCAAAGGAAATTCCCTTGCTTTCCTCCAGCAGCCAACGCGTCATGCGCCAGTGGCTCGTCGCCATATAGGTGGGGGACCCAAAAACAATGCCTGCGGATTCCTTCAAATAAGCGGCATCCACAGGCTCCTCCACTGAAAAGAGCCGTCCTTCACAGCCTGCCTTTTCCATTCCTGCTACGATAGTCTCCGCCATCTCCTTTGTCTGCCCAGTCTTGCTGTAGTAAATTACTGCCAGTTTCATAAGAACCGCTCCTTTACCCTTTTCTTCGATAGTACGCCTTAATGCGCGGCCTTTTCAACTACAAAAAAAGAGCCGCCTCTTAAAGAAGCCGCCCCTTTCGAACTAATTCACTACTGTGTATTCGTCGATCGTCTTTCCATCTTTGTCCTTCAGAACCAGCCACCCATTGGTTCCGCCAAAGTAAAGAAAGAGTCCTGTCTCATTCACACTTTTAAAAATGATATCTTCCGTCGTCGTAAACTCTGAGAATTGCTTTGCGTGATCGGCCCTCAGCTTTTCCCCAAAACGCCCGTCAAATCCGATCGAGCCATCCTTTTTTAGAGGGATCTCCCGCGTCAGCTTCGCACCAGCCTTCACCAGCATTTCATTGCGCTTTTGCCAAATCACCTCAGCCTTTGAATCCTTGTGATCCACATAAAAAGAAACTTCACTGACCTTTTTATTCCAACGATGCTGCGCCTTCGCAGGTTTGGCTTTGATTTTTTTGTTTTCATAGCCAAAGGCTGCCAGAATAGCAAAGAGCTCTTTTTGCTGTTCTGACACTGTTGGAAAATGATTGGTAGCAATTTTCTGCGTCTCAAATAACCCGGCCGTTTTCAGCGCGTTCTCCTGCCACACATCCAACATTTGCTGGGCTAAGTCACGACCTTCTACTTCCCACGGCACCGAGATCTTCACCAGACTATCCGCTTTTTTTAGAGACGCAGGATCGATCGTTGGACTGTAGTCGATCGCCTGCGGTTCACGTCCCTTAAAATATAGCAGCAGTTCGGTTTCTTCAAGTTTCGGCAGTTCTTTCAAGTCACGATAAATGTTCATTACCCCTCGTTCACCAAAGCGAACAGTAGTCACGTGTTGCTCTATTTCTACATTTAGCTGAATCATCGACGATCCCTCAAATCTTTTTCTTTAAGCATAGAGAAAAAAGCGGTCTGCGTCGAATGATTTGCCTGTATCAAGCCTTTCTAACCAGCCTAAATAAGCTTTACTCTCAAGAATACTTTCTGCGGCTCCCCCGCTCCTGCCAACGTTGGACTTTTCAGGAGCGTGGGCCATCTTTATGCGTATTCTCGTCGACGTACGCGATCGAGTAACCGCTTTCGTTTTTTCTTAGACTTCTTTGTTGGCGAGTCCTTATTTGCAGAAATACTGATTTTCTGCGGCTCCTCCACTTTGGCAGTTACGAGGAGTCTGACGGGAGTCGTAGTATCATCCACATCTACGTCCTCTAAGGAGGCATGCGGCGGCAAGCACCCCAGGATCAGCATAAACGCCTGCTGTTCCGTGAGCTCCCGCGGATCGGCACCTGCTGGAAGTGCGATCTTTTGGATCAGCCAGCCCGGTTTTGGCCGCTCTTCGACAATGGACAGATCTTCTGGGATTCGAATGTTGGCGATCGCTGCTGGACCCGCCGCCAACTCATTTCCCTGTCTCTCACGTTTCTCCGGTACAGAAACCGGTCTTATTTCTGGTGCGATTTCCTGTGACGTCACACCGGCTGCTTCCATCAACTGTGTCAACGGATCTTTTGCCTTTGGTTTTCTTTTTGTTTTTGCGCCCGAATCAAAAATCGGTGTCACCTTTTTGAGAATCTCCTTAGCGCCTAAAACTTCCTTGAACAGACGAACACCGTCTTTTTCAAATAAGTCCAATTTCGTTAATTTCGTCAGAGACGCTTTCACGTCTTCCGCGGTTTTGCTTGTATCAAAATCCTTTAAGCGAAAATGATGGTTTTTGCCATCGCCTCGCGCGAATGTCGCATCTAATGTCGTTGTTACGTGCATCTGTTTTCTCCTCTCTCTTTAAGTGTCACGCTCCTTCCCCTTTTTCTTGTCATGATTCGGCTGCTCCTGCTAAAGCGGCATAAACCGTTTGTCCTGAAAGTCCTTCGTTTTCTTCGCTATAGGATAATACGGGAAATAATTTCACCGTTAATAAGTGCCAATCTTGCTTAGTAAAATAATCAGAAAAATAAAGATAATAGCGGCGCATGGCGGCGGTTGAACGTGTCTTGAGAAAAATACGCTGAACCAGTGACCGCAGTACCATATGAAAATCTGTCTTCGTCAATTCTTCGCGAACCTGCAGCGTGATCAACATCTCGATGGTGGCCTTGCCATCGTTTGTTTGAAAGTAATAGCTGCGGATTCGTTTCTCCAATGTTTTTCGAGAAAGCGCAAACAATTTTTGCCGCGTCAACTCTTGTGTATCCATTCTTTTTCCTCCTTCCTTGTCTGTCTGAGATATCTACCTCCCAACGATAAATCAAAACCTAAAATATTTCATTATCAACTTTTTTAATAAAAAAAATAGATAAAAATAGTTTTCCCCTATTTGTTGTCCCATCAACCCTGATCGCCTTAATCAATAACAATAATTAGGTGAAAAAAATTGTAAAAAGGGGTGATTTCCGACAAAAAAAGCCCCGTTTTTCAACGAGGACAGGTCAAATCAATCAATAATTTTTTTCACTTTGAATGGTTCGGTCTTTTCAGAAGGCGCCTCTTGATCGGCCAAGTCGAACAAAATAAGGGCTTCCTTTCCCTCGCCTTCGACGATCACCAATTTTCCAAGGGGATCACGGTTGTCTTTGACGATCTGAGCCTCTTTCATCAGCTCTTTAGGGTCCCGTTTAGCAGCAAGAGCATTCCCCAAATTAAAGAATACTGTTTCTTCCATTTTCCTTCACTCCTTTTTGAAACCTTTTATTCAGTATAGCAGAAGCCGCGTAAAAGTACCGATTCGCGAATTCAACGCTCCTTTCAACTAGCCGACCTAATAAAAGAACTATTTTTTTCTATTAAAAATCAGAAAAAAGTTGGCAACGTCTTCTCTGGTTATTTGTGCTATCGTCTTCTTATAGCAAAAAGCCAGTCGATCAACAATCTATAAAATAACGTTTTTTAAAATAAAAAAGAAAGAAGGACACATCCGTGGCAATCACAAGAGAGTATTTGATACAAAAACTAGCTAGCTTTGTAACAGAAAATGGTCGCGTCCCAAAAGTAAAGGAGTTCGGTCATTATGGCATCATACATAAATTTTTTGGCTCGTATACAGCGTTCCTCGAAAGCCAAGGCTTTGGCAAAACGAGAATCATTGCACATCCGACAAAAAGTGAACTAGAGAAACGACTTCACGAATTTGTAAATAAAAATAAGCGCACGCCTAAATCCGTCGAATTCGGCTTCGCCAGTCACGTGTATAAATACTATGGCTCGTACATCAACTTTATCAAAGTCTGTGGCTACGCCTCTCTTTACCTCGATTCAAGAAACCATCCCGCTTCTAAAGAGGCCTTGATCGACAAATTGAATGTCTTCGTTACTAGACATGGACGGACGCCAACGTCAACAGAATTCGGTCAGAACACGACCATCGTTAGAAAATTCGGTTCCTATAACGCGTTTCTTCACAGCCAAGGATTCCCGCCCAATACTCCCGGACGGAAAACGCAACCCTTAGAGGAGAAATTAGCGAAGAGACTGGACGCCTTCATTGCGGAACATAAGCGCATCCCGCAGCCCAACGAATTCAAACACTATAAAGCCATCAGAACTACCTACGACACCTATGGAGCGTTTCTTAGAGCCCATGGGCATACGTTGCCGCCTTCAGAAGCCGCTCCGAAGAAAAAGACCAAAAAAGACACTAGCAAAGCAAAAAAGAACAATCCTCAGCGAGACAATCGTTCCCGACTCACGAACAAGCCCTCAAGATCCAGTAAAACAGGCGTTCGTGGTGTCACGATCAATAAAAAATCCAACCACTATGAAGCGAGGATCGATTGCCAAGGCAAAAGATATTATCTAGGCACCTTCAAAACACTCGAAAAAGCCGCTGAAGCGCGCAAAGCCGCCGAAGAAAAATATTTTGCCCCTCTGCTGAAGGAATACACAGAGTCTCTCCAGCAAGACGAGACTTGCTGATGCAAACAATTGAAAACAGCGCACAAAAAAAGCGCGGTGAAAGCCGCGCTTACAGGTAAGATAAAAAGGAAGGTACGGGAATCACAGAAATATTGAATACACTGTCATATTCCCTTATTTGAAAGCAAAAGGATTCCTTTCAGATAATAATAGAATCAGTCAGAATCAACGTTTTTCAAACATGTCTGGGTCACTGACTGGTCAAAAACTTCAATAAGCCGTGGGGGTCAATTTTCTTTTATTTTTTATAATCAAGCATTGGAGCTACAAAACTTGGATCAACTTCTTCAAGCGTAACTTTATCCATAGAAGAATATTTTCTTTCCCACGATAGTGCGAATAAAGTTGATTCGGGTCTTATAAAATCTTCCTCATTTTGTTTTCTTACTTTCCTATGCAAATATTCTTCTAATAAATATAGACTTGCCAAAGTATACAAAACATTTTCCAAGTTTGCTTTTTTGTAGTTCAAAGTACGACCATGTTTTACTTTATTATATTCTCTCCACCATGTTGGTGTTTGATTTGGCCACGTTTCCCCAAAAGGTTCTATCAAGCTTAATGAAGAGACTCCCATAATATGAACCTGATTGTTCAAATCCATTAAATTGCTTGATTTAATTTCATCTCTAAAATCAACAATATTCTTACTTGTATCATCACTATCAAATCCGCAAAGTTCTCTAAAAATGATTTCACATTCTGATCCAATCGCTAATAGTAGCTTTTGATATTCAATAGAAAATGTTTCGAAATTATTCTCATCTAGCATCACAAATTCTGTGGTATTAATAAACTCATTTTCCAAGTGTAGATAGTATTTCCAATAAAAATTTGAAAACTGAACTTTATCCATTAAATCACCTCATGTTATTATACCAAAAAAACACGCCACAAAGGACGTGTTCTAAAATTGATTTCTACATAAAGAGCGCACCTGAATCGCCAGACAATAACCTAACCATTCAAGTAGACTATTTTAGAACGTTCATAACCTATCGTCTTTCCTAGTCCAGCATGTTTGCAACCACACCTACAATTTTCAGTCCAACAATAGCTTTCGACTAGCTAAGTCTTGCAAAATCTAGGCAGCTACCCCCTTCATTTACTACCTCTATTATACTAAATTCTTACAACGTTTACAACTGTAATCAGTCTAAGAAATCAGTTTAGCTATGATGGTCGTAAAGTCTTTATAAGCCGTTCCTTCATTAATTGAGATAATTTTATAACTTTTGTTTTTCCAAGCTACTTTCATATCGTTTGTTAGTTCATAATCTTGATCGTATCGAATAATAAACGTCAACGTTCCTTCCAATACGGTTCCTATTGAAGCAAGTACATCTTTCAACAACTGTGAACGCACATTAGCCCAACATTCAAATACAGTTACTTCACTCTCCACCATTTGTCCATCTTCATCTTTCACACGTTCCATTTTTTTAAAGGCTATTCTCTCGGTCAGCTCATTTACATTTTTAATGATCGGCATAATAAGCACCTCTTATTTGTTGAATCAACGCTTGTACCGTTACTGGTATCCGTTCACTGTTGGCTTCTTGACGGTTCAAATACCAATGTTGAGCAAGTAAAGACACTGCCAAATCAAATTGCTGATAATTATCCATATCTTTATCCGTTGCGCTACTATCAATGGCGCTTTTTATATATTCGCCTGCCGTGTCAATTAATTGCTTGATAAAGAAATCATCAATAGTATGATCGATTCGCATGCTATTTTTTATGCTTTCCAAATTTACCATTCTATCTCTCCTAATGAAAAAGGCAGCGGGATAAACCGCCGCCCAATATTTTTCTATCCTTCTGGTGTTACAACTGGTGTAAATTCAATGTAGACTGAAGCATTTTCATCAATTTTTTTGTAGTCGTTACGAACGATCACCGCTAAACCTTGAGAATAGTAATCAAATTTTTCCCATTGAGTCGTCACTTGATTTCTACGAGCCACAAAAACGGATTGTGCAATATCCCCCATAACCATAGGGAATGTTCCAGCTTTAGGATTGGCAAACAACGAATCTGCAATCAATACCACTGGCATGCCGAACAATGATTTCCCACTTGGAGCAGTCACATCCGGTTGTAAGATATAACGTCCATCTGAATCTTTCAGCGTATCTAGGTGGTTATAGCCTGATTGATTCAAGATCACCATTTTATTTAACGCTGGTTCAAGTACCACATTATAAAGTTGTTTTAAATCATCCAACGTAGCAGCCGTTTTCTTGGTGAATGTTTTCAATAAATTCACGATATGCTTATTATCGGTATTTTCAACCAATTTTGCTAACTGTTCTTTAACTTCTTGTACAATATTTACTGCTGAATCTTCCACAACTTCATTAGACAAGGCGATTTTTCCAGCCCGTGTTTCGGCTTTATATTCAACTTGCGTGAACATTTCAGCGTCGATATCTCCAATTTCAGCGAGTTCAGCTTTTGTTGCTAACACTGCTTGTTGGTTGGTTGCTACTGGATATTTTCCTTGCCCATTGGATACTGTTTTGACTGTTGCATATTGGGCTAAGTTATAATTTGAACGTTTCAAGTCAAAGACTTCACCGATTACTTCTTCAGGAACAACTGCCGCCGCATTTACAGTAGTGACACCATCACGAACTTCCCCTTGTGAACGGATATATTCTTCATACCCACGCATTTCTGTTTTTTCGTTATCGATTAAAGTTTTTTCCATGTTATTACTCTCCTTTTGCGCTTTAGAAGTGGATTCTAAGCTATTGTTTGTTTTTTTTGCTTGGTAGTTACTCATAAACGATTCATAAGAACGCTTATTTACTTGGACATTTGATGAATCATAAGCAGGAACGGTCACGATACTAATTTCATTAAGTGCTTTGATTTTATCTATTGATCGTTCAATTGTGCCGTCTTCTTTTTTGTCGAATGAATCTAATCCAAGCACGAACCCGAAGGACATAGAATCAACAACCCCTTTTGAGATATTCTCATACACATCATTTGAATAGGTCGTGTCGGTTAGCTCTGCTTCAAAATGTAATCCTGTATCATCGACATTCAATTTCAACGTACCTGCTTTGACACTAGCTAGTGGCTTTGAATAATCGTGTCCATATAATAAGAACACATTAGACAAGTCAACTTCCTTTAAGGCTTCGGGTGTAATAACTTCCACAAATCCGCCTAAATCCTTTGAAGGTTGTCCGAACTTAAAAGCATATCCTGACACAGTTTTCCCCTTATCAGTCTGTTTACCTTCTTTTGGCGGCTCATTTTCTTTGGTATCTGTGGATAGTCCAGCCTGTTCCGTCAAACGTTTTTCTTTTTCTTCTTCATTATTCAATTGGTGTAACTCCTTCCTGTTCTTTTAGCTGATATTTTTCCAATGTATCTAAGTAAGTAAAGTTCAAACTTGCGAGTAAACGATCCCCACCATTCATTGGAGGTAGTCCCATTTTGGAACGTCCTTCATTAATTGTGAGTAGCGACCCTTTGACCTGCTCCAACACATTTTTAACTTTCGTTTCGGGGTCAGTCTCTAGCAACTGATCGGAATTAAAACGGATATTGGTTTCAAGTTTCGTATCCAATTCACTCACAAACACATTAAAGTAATGAATTAGCGTGCTTTGTATATACTGCAAGTTACTTTGAACCGTGCTAGAGTGTTCATTTTCAACGCCTAAACGCTCAATCGGTACACCAAACGCTTTAGCAATTTGTTTCGTTGTCCAATCACTCGAATTGACCAACTTCAAAACATCTGTGTTTACTTCTAAAGATTTATAATCCATCGTTTCATCAAGAATGATTGTTCTTAGTGCATTATCTCCGCTACTTGAACCGTTGGCTTCTTCAAATTTTTCACGTATCGCATTTTTAGCTGATCCATCTAAATCTGATTTATGAACCTTTAATATTCCTGACCCACTGACACCACGAGCAAAGAAATTGTGTAATGTTCGATTACCAGCCTGTTGTATCTTCATTTCATCACGTAACGCATAAAGCGGTGGCAATCCTGTCAATCCATCTTGGGTGAAATATTTAAAATGTAAAATATCACTAGACTTCACACGTCTTTTTTTATCACCAATCTGATAAGACAAGTTGCCATTATCTAATTGAGTAACTGTCACATTTGAATTAGGCAACAAGTGAAGTTCTTCCACTTTTTCACCGTTGCGTTTGTTCTCCGCAAAGCTATTCCCATTTAGCAGCATATTGACCGCCAAAGCAAACTTGAAGTGCCAACCGTCCATTTCTGAATTAGGTTTCTCGTTTAGTACCTTCACCAGTGCATTATCTGTTTGTGGCATATTGTTTTTGACTAATTGAATCGGGCTAGAAGCAATATCACTGGCAATGATTCGGATAGCTGCAAACACATCACTATTTCTTAATGCACGAACGCTTGTAAAATTGGTGGTGTAATCATCTGATTGGATGGATAACACATGATCCAGGAAAGGATCTCCTATTGTATTTTGTCTCGCTCTAAAAAACGCCATCTTTTAACCTCCCTTCTGTCCTATATTTAGCATAATCGCTATCCCAATAAGCACTACGCCCAGCGCTAACAAGCCATAATAGACATTTGTTAGTAAGGTGATAGCGATTAAGATACACACCAACCCAAGTAACAAAAGGACGGTATGAATATTATTAGAAAGAAAATTCTTCACTTGTATAGAAAACATTGTCTGCTTTTGCTCCCTCCGTTGTGGTGAAATAATCCATTGCAAATACATAGGCATTGATAAGTGCTGCTATCGGGTCAATTTTGTTGCTGTTCTTCGATTTATTTATCTGAATCCCATTGTTATCTGTTTTTAAAATAGCGTTATTCACTGCATGAGTGAGGATTGTATTTTTATTATGAATAACATTGCCTTCATAGACTTGTTCCCTAAGCGTTCGAGTCGGAACGTTTAAAGTGATCGTTCCCTGTCTTACTTCTAACATTGGGTAGTTCGCTTTTTCAGCTTTAGAAATTAGGCTGTTAGCGTTATACGGATCATAGCAAATTCCCATACATTCTAAGTCGTTCATTTCGATTAAGCTTTGGATAAACTCAAATACTTGGTCATAGTCCACAATCCCGCTTTCTAATTGAGTAATGGAACACTCACCAACTTTTTCTAGTTCCCTATAAGGCAACCCGTCACGCTTTTCTTTGTCTTGAAGCCCATATTTAGTGGCTACAAAGCTATGAGAATCACAATAAAGCTCGCCGTTATCTAGAGGTACAATCCATGAAACACTGGTTAAATCATCTGTTTTCGATAAATCCACTCCGATATAAACGGGCTTTCCTGTAATATCTTGTGGTTCTACTTCGGTTGCTTGCCAGTCTTCCGTAGCCATATAGCTATCTTCTGAAGCTTGTCTCCATAAATTGAAGTTTTTGACCAGTACAGAATTAAGATTGTTTTGTTTCAAAGCGAGGTTCACATCATCTTGAATAGTTGGAATCATTACTTTCTTGATTTCTTCACTTTCAAAAATGGGGTTTGCTTTGATCCATTTTTCTTGGTCGTGAATTTCTTCTGGATCATCTAATTCCCATATCGCTATGAAGTACCTGTCAGCTTGTTCTTCGCCCGTTAACACCCGATCTAACAATACGTATTCTTCATACATAGGAACGTTTAAATCAAGCCCAGCGGTGCTAATAACACACAATAAACCATTCTTTTGTTGGGTCATTCCTGATTTAATGACGTTGTAAGTTTTACGAGTTTTTGCTTCGTGCCATTCGTCAAGAATTGCGGTTGTTGGTGCAAAACCATCTAGCGTACTGGTTTCACTAGCTAGTGCCATAGCAAATGAATTAGAAGGTAAATGCTGAATTTTTGAGTTCATAATTTTTAGTTGTGGTCTTAAAAACTTACTAGATTTAACCACGTTTCTAAGTGAATTAGACAGCATATCATAGCCCAATTTAGCTTGTTTTAAAGCATTTGATACAAACAATACTTGCCTTGCTTCTGCTGGCTCCTGTTCCACTATCAACGCATTAGCAGCCATGCCACTAGCGATATACGTCTTCCCATTTTTACGTGATTTACTGATAAACGCTCGATTAAATCGCCTGTAATTCCCTTCTTTAGTACGCCAGCCATAAAGACTGCCAATGATGAACATTTGAAAACCCAACATCTTGATCCCTTTGCCGTCCGTAGAAGGTAACAACTCAATGAATCTAATTGCTTTGTTGGCTTGTTCTTCATCAAACACATAAGGAAAGCTATCTGATTTGGAACGCTCTAAATCGCTTATATGGCGTTCACACGCTTGGATAATCTTTTTTGGTGCAATCAGCTTGCCTGATAAGACTTTTTCTATATATTCATTCATGAACTCATCAACTCTTTGAATGGGTCTTCGGGTTCATCATTTTTAACCTTGTTCAAAGCTAGTCTTGATCGTGATTCTAAAGTCATACCTAATGAAGTTGCTTGCTTCTTCAAATCACTCATAGCTTGAGATTGAACCCGAACTGCTGGATTAGCTTTCTTTACTCCGTTTTCGCATGTGATAAACGTTCCTGATTTTCTTATCTCAGCTTCTGCTGTTTTGATTCTCGAAAAAGCTAAACAGTAAGCGACCAATGACCCATAATCCGTTTCACTTAATGGATAATCTTTTTTTAATGCCACGATGACACGATTCCATTCACTTCTAGCGCTCGCTGCCATCCAATCGGGGGGCGTGATATTTATTAACGGTTGTTGCTTGAACAATTCTTCTCTAGCGTCCACACGGACAGCCTTTTCTTCACTTGATATATTGCCTTTTGTATCTTCTAATATTTTTGGGTGTCCCATGTTGTCCTCCTTTCAGACAAAAGAAAAAGGAACGCCAGCAATTAAGCCAACATTCCTTCGTTTTTCGATCAGAATTTTTCTTTGTCTAATTTATCTATATAAATGATTTTTCCGTTCTGCATTTGGATGGTTACCTGTCCAAAATGCGGTAATGTGACGGTACGTTGTTTTCCTGTTTCATCAGTAATGACAACTGTATTTTCCACTAAATCTCCTACTTTCATTATATACTCTTTCATTTATGGTTACAACTGTAATCGTTATTTGTAATTACCCTTATGCCTTTTTACAATGGTTATTTGTACCAAAATGAGTAGGCATCGATTGTCAGCAGACTTCACACAAGCCCCCTTATAACTAAAGGGAGTCACTTTTACGCTTTCTTCTTTCTCTAGTTGTTTTAGTATTATGATGTGTATGGCATAGTGAACGGAAATTACTTTCATCAAGCCGCTTAGTCCAATCATCTTTTATCTCAATTATATGATCTACAACATCAGCTTTTCTTATCAGACCTTCTTCTAGACAATCTTCACACACTGGATGATTTAATCGATACAAATATGAAGCTTTTCGCCATGTTCTGCTTTGATAGAATTGAAAATATTTACCTTCGCTTTGCTTTCTTTCTTCACGTTTAACCGTTGTTTGTTCCGCTTTGTGCTTCTCACAATACTTTTGCCTATAATCGACCAATACTTTACACCCAGCATGATTACATTGTTTTTTAACTGGCATAGATTACCAACCAAAGCGATCTCGTTCGTCAGAACCATCTTGTTCCCATTTTGATTTGTATTCAATATAAGGCGAAACTATCTTTAAGTATGTTCCATCTTTAAAATTAACTTTAGCGATTTTATCTTCTTCAAAATTAATAAAGTCTACATCTTCTTGAGTGTTTGAATACTCAATGTGTTTCTCACCATTGAAGTATTTAATACTTTCCATATACATAATTATCCTACCTCCAATAAATAAGTTATTAATTCTTCATCAGTCAGTAACAACGCCAAGAACTTATCGTGAATGTTTAAAAATAAATGATTCTCACTTGGTGTAAATTCGCGTTGTCTTGCCACATCATAAAGGCTTAATAAACAATTAAACTCTCTCACGATCTCATCTATGCTATCGTAGTTATCACTCTGCAATAAAGAATTAACGATTGTCACTTGCAGCCAATTAGTAATATCATACAACCATTCAGGTTCTCTCTCCATTTGCTCCAACACTTCGGGGGAAAAGGTAGAATAATCTTTCGTTTGCAATGCCACACTGAACGATAAGGTGTTCATTAATACTTGACCGATTTCTTTTGTATATTGAAAGTTCGGTGCTTTGTTAGTAGATATGAAATTTAGCATTTGTTTCCTCCTGTTTAGCTTGTCTGTCTTTTTTCCCTTCATTGTCCGTAGTTCAACTTTTTTAAAGCTTGGTATATCAACGATTGTCCCTATTGTCCGACTTTTTACGCTACTT
It encodes the following:
- a CDS encoding head-tail connector protein, whose protein sequence is MVNLESIKNSMRIDHTIDDFFIKQLIDTAGEYIKSAIDSSATDKDMDNYQQFDLAVSLLAQHWYLNRQEANSERIPVTVQALIQQIRGAYYADH
- a CDS encoding DUF4357 domain-containing protein, which translates into the protein MIQLNVEIEQHVTTVRFGERGVMNIYRDLKELPKLEETELLLYFKGREPQAIDYSPTIDPASLKKADSLVKISVPWEVEGRDLAQQMLDVWQENALKTAGLFETQKIATNHFPTVSEQQKELFAILAAFGYENKKIKAKPAKAQHRWNKKVSEVSFYVDHKDSKAEVIWQKRNEMLVKAGAKLTREIPLKKDGSIGFDGRFGEKLRADHAKQFSEFTTTEDIIFKSVNETGLFLYFGGTNGWLVLKDKDGKTIDEYTVVN
- a CDS encoding terminase large subunit codes for the protein MNEYIEKVLSGKLIAPKKIIQACERHISDLERSKSDSFPYVFDEEQANKAIRFIELLPSTDGKGIKMLGFQMFIIGSLYGWRTKEGNYRRFNRAFISKSRKNGKTYIASGMAANALIVEQEPAEARQVLFVSNALKQAKLGYDMLSNSLRNVVKSSKFLRPQLKIMNSKIQHLPSNSFAMALASETSTLDGFAPTTAILDEWHEAKTRKTYNVIKSGMTQQKNGLLCVISTAGLDLNVPMYEEYVLLDRVLTGEEQADRYFIAIWELDDPEEIHDQEKWIKANPIFESEEIKKVMIPTIQDDVNLALKQNNLNSVLVKNFNLWRQASEDSYMATEDWQATEVEPQDITGKPVYIGVDLSKTDDLTSVSWIVPLDNGELYCDSHSFVATKYGLQDKEKRDGLPYRELEKVGECSITQLESGIVDYDQVFEFIQSLIEMNDLECMGICYDPYNANSLISKAEKANYPMLEVRQGTITLNVPTRTLREQVYEGNVIHNKNTILTHAVNNAILKTDNNGIQINKSKNSNKIDPIAALINAYVFAMDYFTTTEGAKADNVFYTSEEFSF
- a CDS encoding flavodoxin family protein — encoded protein: MKLAVIYYSKTGQTKEMAETIVAGMEKAGCEGRLFSVEEPVDAAYLKESAGIVFGSPTYMATSHWRMTRWLLEESKGISFAGKLGGGFATAHYAQGGSDTAILSMLGVLLVKGMLVYSSGSAFGQPFIHHGPVALDAVGDHYEESKAIFEVFGQRFAEKAIELFGK
- a CDS encoding homing endonuclease associated repeat-containing protein; translated protein: MAITREYLIQKLASFVTENGRVPKVKEFGHYGIIHKFFGSYTAFLESQGFGKTRIIAHPTKSELEKRLHEFVNKNKRTPKSVEFGFASHVYKYYGSYINFIKVCGYASLYLDSRNHPASKEALIDKLNVFVTRHGRTPTSTEFGQNTTIVRKFGSYNAFLHSQGFPPNTPGRKTQPLEEKLAKRLDAFIAEHKRIPQPNEFKHYKAIRTTYDTYGAFLRAHGHTLPPSEAAPKKKTKKDTSKAKKNNPQRDNRSRLTNKPSRSSKTGVRGVTINKKSNHYEARIDCQGKRYYLGTFKTLEKAAEARKAAEEKYFAPLLKEYTESLQQDETC
- a CDS encoding phage portal protein, with translation MAFFRARQNTIGDPFLDHVLSIQSDDYTTNFTSVRALRNSDVFAAIRIIASDIASSPIQLVKNNMPQTDNALVKVLNEKPNSEMDGWHFKFALAVNMLLNGNSFAENKRNGEKVEELHLLPNSNVTVTQLDNGNLSYQIGDKKRRVKSSDILHFKYFTQDGLTGLPPLYALRDEMKIQQAGNRTLHNFFARGVSGSGILKVHKSDLDGSAKNAIREKFEEANGSSSGDNALRTIILDETMDYKSLEVNTDVLKLVNSSDWTTKQIAKAFGVPIERLGVENEHSSTVQSNLQYIQSTLIHYFNVFVSELDTKLETNIRFNSDQLLETDPETKVKNVLEQVKGSLLTINEGRSKMGLPPMNGGDRLLASLNFTYLDTLEKYQLKEQEGVTPIE
- a CDS encoding phage major capsid protein — protein: MNNEEEKEKRLTEQAGLSTDTKENEPPKEGKQTDKGKTVSGYAFKFGQPSKDLGGFVEVITPEALKEVDLSNVFLLYGHDYSKPLASVKAGTLKLNVDDTGLHFEAELTDTTYSNDVYENISKGVVDSMSFGFVLGLDSFDKKEDGTIERSIDKIKALNEISIVTVPAYDSSNVQVNKRSYESFMSNYQAKKTNNSLESTSKAQKESNNMEKTLIDNEKTEMRGYEEYIRSQGEVRDGVTTVNAAAVVPEEVIGEVFDLKRSNYNLAQYATVKTVSNGQGKYPVATNQQAVLATKAELAEIGDIDAEMFTQVEYKAETRAGKIALSNEVVEDSAVNIVQEVKEQLAKLVENTDNKHIVNLLKTFTKKTAATLDDLKQLYNVVLEPALNKMVILNQSGYNHLDTLKDSDGRYILQPDVTAPSGKSLFGMPVVLIADSLFANPKAGTFPMVMGDIAQSVFVARRNQVTTQWEKFDYYSQGLAVIVRNDYKKIDENASVYIEFTPVVTPEG
- a CDS encoding phage head closure protein, with translation MPIIKNVNELTERIAFKKMERVKDEDGQMVESEVTVFECWANVRSQLLKDVLASIGTVLEGTLTFIIRYDQDYELTNDMKVAWKNKSYKIISINEGTAYKDFTTIIAKLIS